One Formosa agariphila KMM 3901 genomic window, AAATACTCATTTCAGGTATTTTACCTACAATTTCTAAACGGCCTTCAGTGGCATTCTTAATTGTATCTATAGAAACACCCGGGGCACGTTCTAATAATTTAAATCCGTTTGTAGTTACTTCAAGGACAGCTAGATTGGTTACAATTTTTTTAACACAACCAACTCCAGTAAGAGGTAAACTGCATCGTTTTAATAATTTCGATTCTCCAGCTCTATTGGTGTGCATCATGGCTACAATAATATTTTCGGCACTAGCAACTAAATCCATGGCACCACCCATACCTTTTACCATTTTACCTGGGATTTTCCAATTGGCAATATCACCGTTTTCAGAGACTTCCATAGCGCCTAGAATTGTTAAATCGACATGTTGCCCTCTAATCATTGCAAAACTTGTAGCAGAATCAAAAAAACTAGCACCAGGTAAAGTCGTAATGGTTTGTTTTCCTGCATTAATAATATCGGCATCTTCTTCTCCTTCAAAAGGAAAAGCCCCCATACCTAACACGCCATTTTCACTCTGAAATTCAACTTGTAGATTGTCACTCACATAATTAGCGACCAAGGTAGGTATCCCAATACCTAGGTTTACATAATAGCCATCTTTTACTTCTTGTGCGATTCGTTTTGCAATTCCTATTTTGTCTAACATGTTGTGTAATGTAATAATTAGTTAATGTAATAATGTACCCATGGGCTTACTCTTGAAAACCCGTTTAGAGTGTAATACTATGGTTTGGTTTTATAACTTGTACTTAAAATTTTATAGAGTATTAATCCTAATTCATTTACTTGTTCCTTCAACTGTTTTGGGTTTTCATAATATTCTGAGCGTTCACATAGCAAAATCCAATATCTTGTTTCTTCCAGCTCCTTTGCTGCAATCTTTAATTTATGAATAAAATCAGCCTTACTTTCGGCATTTTGCGCCTCATGAATCATTGCACCAATACTTGTCCCTGATTTTAGCATTTGATTTGCGATGACAAATTTCTTCTGATCCTGTAACATTTCTGTAAAACGAATAACTTCAAGTGCAAAGGCAATAGATTTCTCTAAAACAACATTCTTCCGCTCCATTTCTATTCTATTAAATTAATACATTGTTTAATTATGACATTAGTAAATTGCTAAATTGAAAAATTGCTACATCGTTACATTAAAAAATAGTTATACTACCTCACCGTACGTTGCTCAATCCGTTTCTCATACCCCACTCCTTGAAAAATACGTTGCACAAAAATACCAGGCACATGAATTTGATTCGGATCTAAAGTTCCTACTGCGACTAATTCTTCAACCTCAGCGACTGTTATTTTAGCAGCACCGCACATTACAGGATTAAAATTTCTGGCAGTACCTTTAAATATCAGATTTCCTGCAGCATCGCCTTTCCAGGCCTTAACAAAAGCGAAATCGGCTTTAAAAGCATGCTCTAACACATACATTTTTCCATCAAACTCACGAGTTTCTTTACCTTCGGCAACTTCAGTACCATAGCCAGCAGGGGTATAAATGGCAGGAAATCCCGCTTGAGCAGCACGACAACGTTCTGCCAGAGTTCCTTGCGGAATAAGCTCTACATCTAGTTCGCCACTCAACATTTGACGTTCAAACTCGTCATTCTCGCCAACATAGGAGGAAATCATTTTTTTTATCTGTTTTTTCTGAAGTAATAAGCCCAAACCAAAATCGTCTACACCGGCATTATTAGAAATACAGGTTAAACCCTTAACACCTAATTTCACCAACTGACTGATGGCGTTTTCTGGTATCCCACATAACCCAAAGCCACCAAGCATAAGTGTTGAACCATCCTTGACATCCTGCAAAGCCTCAGTTACCGATTGCACCGTTTTTGTTATCATGTTTGTTTGATTTTAGTTGTATTTAAAAATACGAAATAAAAAAAGAATGCTGGATAATGTGATAATTGTTTAATATATCAATGTAGCAATTCGTCGATTTGAAGATTTGAAAATGGGACATTGGTAAGTAATACAATCCAAGGACGTCATGCTGAACGCGTTTCAGCATCCCACAAGTAGCTCCACATTAATAACGTCTCACCCATCTCATTATTCACTAACGGGCTGTCAGATTGAGTACAGTTAAAATCTTTACCCAATGGTGACCCCAAAAACCCCAGTTTTAATCCTTAAAATTTATATTCCAATTTTAGGAGCACATACCTTGGCTGCAATCTATACTCGGTTGAAGAGGTCCCGATATCACTTACACTATAGGTTTTAAAACGTTCTGTATTAAATAAATTTTTAGCCGTAAGACCTAGCTCCAACTTATCTTTTATCAATCTATAATTAGCATCGAAATCTAAAAAGTAATAGGTGTTTTCTGTATTTAAACTTCCAAAATAATACCGCTCTAGTTGCAATTGTGTATTAAACAATTCTGAAAGCACAAAAGTTAAATCTAAGAAACTCATCACATCTGTATACGAATTGGTAATGGTTGTTTCAACCTTAGAACTTGACCATTTTGTACCTAAATGATAATTAAACACCCCACTAAAACCCGAGCGTAACTCGAAACCATAATTGTAATTATGCGAGGTTACCTGGCGTAATCCAGAATTATTAACACTGTTTTTAAACTCACTTTTTGTGTATCCTAAATCGAGCTTTAAGTTAGAAGAAATGGTTTTAAAGTAATAATCGAACTTGGTGTTTACACTTATAAACTCCCGATCTTCTACTCGGATTTTTTCTAATTCAGAATAGTTTTGCTCTACGATACTTTGGGTGGTTAAAAAATCGTGATTTTTAGTATATGTAAAAAAGGTATTTGCAAAAAAGCGATCGCTCCAATTCCCAAAGGTATAACCAACAAAAACATTAGAAGCGTCTAACAGATTAAATCCGGATGCACCTTTTTGAAACGTACGAAAACTACTTAGCACATAGTCACTATACACATCTAAAATACCTGCATTTGTGGTGTTATACACATATCTAGATGTTATTTTATTTTTGTTATTAATTTTCCATTCCAGCCCTAAACTAGGATTGACATAAAATGGACTTTGAGTTGATATATTTTCGCTAGACTCTAAGCGATTAAACAACTGATGTATATTTAAAGTGCCATTAATTTTAAAGGCCTTTAGATTAAAACTGTATTTCGATTTTAAGTATAAATCGTTTACAGTATAGGTGCTTTTATTCTGATAACCATCGGGATTAGCTACCAAATCAGTGTCGTTATATAAAGAGAAGGCCGTATTTAACCTGTCTTTCCGATACGTATTACCCAATTGTAGCTCTAATAGATTCTCGTTCTTTCTCCGATCTAATATATGTGCATTAATTCCAGCAAACTGCATGTGGTTTGCACTTTGCTGCTTTACGTTATTTGCTGTGCTATCTTCTGGAAATAAATCGTGAAACAAAAACTGATTCACACTATACTGCTGAGGTGTATTTTCATCTATAAACCGCCCTGTAATTAAAAACACACTTTTATCTTTAAACTTATTGGTATAATTTATTTTCTGATCGAAACGTATATTTTTATCGTTTAAATTTTCGCGTGTATCCAAACCATTAAACACCAAATGCGAGCTCTTATTAAAAGTACTTATATTATATTTTGTTGTCGCTTCTAACATTTTAGTTTTAGAAATATTATAGGTAAGATCTACTTTTCCGAAAGCTGTTTTATTTTTACTTCGCAGCTTATAATCTTCAGTATTTATAAAATCGGTTCCAGGAGCGTAAACTACATCTGTGGTCGTTCTGTAAAAATCAATTTCATCCCAATTAAAAAAACCAAGTGTTTTTATTTTTAGTTTATCCGAAGGATTAAAAATAGCATTTAAAGAGAGGAGCTCGACATTATTAAAATTGGTTCTATCTTTATTAAAATTTAGAGTGGCTGCAGACAGGTTTATTATGTTATTGGCACTTTGGTTATCACCTATACTACCAGGTTCGTTTAAACGAAAGGGATTAATTAAATTTTGAATATCGCCCGTCGCATCCTCTCCAATGGAGTTTAAATTGGTTAAAAAATAGTATTTATTTTTCTTCCCAAAATTCATTAAATTTCCTTTTAGCTCGTAAAAATCGTCATTTCCTAAACCTAGTTTTAAATTCCCAAACCATATCCGTTTAGAGGCATCGTCTAGTTTTAAGTTTAAAGCAACCTTATCGCTGTCTTCTATGTTTTTTAGCAACCTATTATTAGAATAATTTTTTAGTACTTCAACCTCCTCTATAGGATAGGCCGGCATATTTTTAGACAGTATTTTATAACCCTTTTCAAAAAAATCGTCGCCATCAACCATTAATTTCTCAATCTCTTGGTTACCCACTTTTATTTTACCATCGCTATCTATATTTAAACCTGGTATTTTTTCTAGCAGCTCTTCTACCGTTTGTTCTGTACCGTTAGTAAAATATTTTGTTTTAAACGTAATGGTATCTTTTTGTACAGAAATAGGCTTTTCGGTTGCAATATAGACTTCATCTAAGGCCATAGCCTTTTCGTGTAAAACTACATTATACTGTAGGGTTTCATCTTCAGCATATACATCTATAGGTAGCTTTTTAAGGTGATAACCTAAGGCCGAAAATTCTAAAACATACACCCCTGTTTTTACATCCTCCAAAGCATAAATCCCTTCAGCATTAGAAAAGGTATAAGCCACTAAAGCATCACTACTGTCTTTTAGTAAAATATTAACTGAAGCTAACGCATTTAGACTATCTGTTACCTTACCAGAAATTTTGGTTTGTGTGTATCCAATAAACGAATACAGTAACATAACAACCATAATACTGGTTTGGGCATTTTTTTTGCAAAAGGTTTTTGGCATTAACTAATTGGTATTGGGGCGCGATTTTTTAAAACGCTATCAATTTAAGTCTTTATAAATAATTTGACCATGATTTACTCCGATGTAGATGGTTTGGTTTCCCATTCGTAAAATTTCTCCCAGCGACTCGAACGATCTGTATTTATTTTAAGGGGCCCCAACTTAGCTTCTCTACTTAAGGTTGCTCGTATTCGTTTTATTTGTTCCATTTCATCTTGGTACTGCATATCTAAAAAAACTCGTTCATCAATGATTTTCTCATAATCTGTAGGTAAATCCAAACTGTTATCCAGTGCATTCAACGTTTTAAACTCTAAACGTGTTGCCGTAATATCTACCTGATTTAAACTGTCTGTAGATTTTAAAATTAATCCTGGTAAGCCATGAAGTTTCCAAGGACCAAAAGGCACTGGAATGTCTTGGGTGTACCAAGCCGTATAGGTTCTGCCTCTAAAGTCGCCCACAGCCTTATTACACAAATGCCCTAAAATAGTATCTTTAACCGACGATGAAATATCCCATTTAATTTTTGGAAAGTTTGTTGTAACCAAATATTTTTTAGAATCTATATACTCCTGAAGATGTAAAGTTTTGTCTAAACTATTTACATAGTAAATTTGAAATTCTTCATGATTTTGGTAATCAATAGTTTTACTATTAGGAACTGGAACTGCAATAGATACTTTCTCGATATAACTCGATTTATTTTCGTGAAACACTAATGTATAGTATTGTTCCGCAGGATAATCTAAATTGAACTTTGTGTGGTAATTTACACTCGTATAAATAGCATCTGGTTGTGCTATTAGTGGCAAATATAATAGTAAAATAAGTAAGCTAAGGTTATTCATTTATCGCAATTTAGGTACTCATTTTCTTAAAAATTATTCTGTGTCATCAAAACTTAGTTCTATCCTATCTATATCAGTCACATTAAGGGTGACACCTTTCCCCATTCTAGATTGCATTTTTTTAGATAATTCCGAAATTCCTTTATCTTGTCTTTCTATATGATCTTCTAAACTTAAGATGTCATAAGATTGATTTAAAGCAACATTAACATCTTCTTTTACAAATTCAATTTGCCTGACTTTAAAAATTACCTCATTATACAAATCCTTGGCTTCTAATATCAGACCAGGTAATCCATGTAATTTCCAAGGTCCAAAATTACTTGGTATTGAAGGTGCATACCAAACTTGGTATGTTCTTCCTCTAAATTCGGTACTGGCCGATAAGCAAGCTATATCTGCTATAATTTTTGTTTGTGGCTCTAGTTTCCAGTTAATTTCAGGAAGATATTCCTTTGTATAATATTTCTCCTTTCCATCAAAATCCTTCTCTAAGGTATATAATACATTCGTGCTTTTATTAAACTGAACGGTATAGTTCGTAGTGTCTAAAGGCACAACAGACAACTTTAAACCATCAGACTCTTCACTTAAATTTGTTTTATCTGTATTCTTGGTATAGAATTTAAAAAAAGACATCGTATTATTAGCGTTCAGAACCGATTGAAAAGCTAATTGCTCTGTATAATTTAAAACCATGTCGTATTTAACTTTCAATTCTGACACAAAACTGCGCTCCGTATCTTGACTGCATACTCCTATACTGTGAAGTTGTAATACCAATAAAACTAATGCTAATTTATAATTCATAATTATTTTTTATAATTCAGGGAAACCGAGACAAGGCTTCACAATATATATATATTTTATGACCTCATGGTAGCCTTAATTAGTTGAAATTTTAAAAATTTGTCTTCATTTTAAAAAGCTAAAAGCACAACAATACACCTATTTCTATTCAGATTCAGGCTCTTCCTCCCATTCAAACAGTATTTCTATGCCATTTCTGGGAATTACTCCGTAGGTAGTAGTGACTCCTCTAGGCGACCTCGCTCTTGGTCTAGCATTATTAATATTATAACGAATAGCGGCAAATGTTTTTAGATCCATTTGTTTAGTATCACGCATTAAGCTATCAACCTGTATAACTTCAGGGGTTTCAATTTTCTTTATTCTCGTAGCTACCCAATGATACATCTTAGTTTCATCAGATATTTCTAAAATAAGACCGGGTAAACCATGAAATTTCCAAGGACCGAATTGCACCGGATATTCCTCGCAATACCATGCCGTATAATTTCTGCCTCTAAAACTTAAGGTCGCTTTTTTAACCTTTAAATTATCTAATTGTTTTTCTTCATTTGTTAATTGCCATGCCATATTTGGTTTACCTTCAAGAATAACAGCTTCGTCTAGGTATACCATTTGCTTTGAATATAAACTATCTGAAACTAAGTCTAAAAAGTAAAAACTCTCAATCCCTCTAACCGATAAACTAAAAGCCATATTATCATCTTCATCTTGGGCAACCGTACCATCTGTATTTTTTCCTTCTTTATATATAGACTTGGTATTAGAATTATCTAAATATAAAACACCTTTTTGGGTGTTAGGTCTTGCTGTGTTATAGTGAATATCGTAATTCACTTTAAGGGTGTAGGTTACTTTTTTTTGAGCCTCTATTTTTAAGCTAAAAACACTTAGTAGTACGACTAAGGTTAATTGGTAATATGTTTTCATATTTTTTAAAATTAAAGCGACTCCTTATTCAATATAAAAAGTCGCTTTCTTTATTAATCATTGACCAGCATTCATAGCATCAACCATAGCTTGAGCCTCTAAACTACAACTTATTGCATCCTGAGATTCCCATGAACGTTCAATGACATCTATAACTTCTCCACGGTTATTATATACATTAATGGATAGTTCACAACGACCAGGAATTAACTCTATTTGATTAATTTCAAAATTGCTTTTTTTATTAACAAAATCATTTTTATTATTTTCCGCATGAGCAAGAGAAACTGTTGCCGCTAACATAAATACAAAAGAGAATATAATACTTTTCATAATTTTAAACCCGTAATACTCTTAAACAGGTTGATTAATATAATTATTTGGCTTTTTTTTAAAACCTTGAAGTTTTGTGGTTGAAGTTTTTTAAATAAGCTGGCCAGCTTCGATCGATCGTGTTTTAAGCATATTTTTAAGACTTCAAAACTTAAGAATTCGCTTACAACATTCCAAAGAAAAAAAAAAAAAAAGCGTTAAAACAAATCAAAATCAAACAGTTTATCGAATATTTATAAAAATTATACATTTCTGTTACGGGAAAACCTTACTTATTTAACACTAAGGCAATGTTGTGATATTTCAAAAGCATTAATATAACAATGTAGCAATTGGTCGATTTGAAGATTTGAAAATGGGACATTGGTAAGTAATACAACCTAGCACGTCATGCTGAACTCGTTTCAGTATCCCACAAGTAACTCGAACCTGTTCAGTCCAATGTCACTCTGAAATCCCATACCTCACGGCACGTATTAATTCAGGGTGACGCGTAATTTGGTTAATGTAGCAATGACTTGATGTAACTATGTAGAAATTATCTGATTTTTGAAAATTTATAAAGTTGAGAAAACCTTATAAAAAAAGCCATTTAAAAGCGTTGTAATACTTTTAAATGGCTTGAGATTAAATATAAATTAATAAAGACTTAGAAATCTAAATCGTCTGGGACATCTTGATTTGGTGTTTCGTCATCTGCCATAGCTGCATTCGCCTCTTCTGAACAATCTACTCGAATTGTTAATTCTTCTGGTGCTTTAAAAGCTGCTTTCGAAATATTTAAATCTTCATCGGCATAACAACTCTTCATATAACTCCCCCAAATAGGTAAAGCCATAGAAGCACCTTGACCGTAAGTAATGGTTTTAAAATGCACGGCACGATCTTCTGCACCTACCCAAACTCCTGTAACCAAGTTAGGCACCATTCCCATAAACCAACCATCACTCTGATTTTGTGTTGTTCCAGTTTTACCTGCTATAGGATTTGTTAATTGATACGGATATCCAGTAATAATTTCTCGATATTCTGGACGCCATTTTTCGTACCCCTGAGTACGTAAACGCGTTCCTGAACCACCGTCTGTTACACCTTCTAAAAGTTTTACCGTAACATAAGCCACCTCTTCACTTAAAACATCTTTAGTTTTAGGCGTAAACTGATATAAAATGGTATTATTCTTATCTTCAATACTGGTTACCATAACAGGCTCTGTATAGACCCCTTTATTAGCAAACGTTGAATATGCTGCAACCATTTCGAAAACACTTAAATCTACAGTTCCTAACGCTATTGATGGCACTTCTGGAATTTCTGTAGTTACCCCTAATTTTTTCGCCATATCTATAACATGCGCAGGTCCTACCTTATCCATTAAACGTGCCGTGATGGTATTTACAGAATTCGCTAAAGCATTTTTAAGTGATCTAGAACCTCCATAAGTTAACCCTGAATTTTCTGGACACCAATCTTTTAAATTCCCCCAACGGCCTTCTTCTATACAATACGGTACATCTGGAAATTCATCGCAAGGTGACAAGTGTAACTGATCAATAGCAGTAGCATATACAAAAGGTTTAAAAGTAGAGCCTACTTGACGTTTTCCTTGTTTTACGTGATCATACTGAAAATGACGATAATTCATACCGCCTACCCATGCTTTTACATGTCCAGTTTCCGGATCCATAGACATCATGCCTGGATGTAAGAACTTTTTGTAATAACGCATAGAATCTATAGGCTTCATAATCGTATCTATTTCACCTTTCCATGAAAATAAAGTCATTGGTACAGGAATATTAAACGACTCTATAATTTCTTCATTCGATTTTTTAAGATCGTATTTCATTTTTCTCCAACGTTCTGACTGACGCATAGAACGGTTCATTAAACCATCTATTTCTTCTTCATCTAAACCTAAAAATGGAGTTGTTGGATTTCTATCTTTTGTATTCTGATGATCAAATTCTGCTTGCAAATTTATCATGTGTCGTTGCACAGCATCTTCTGCATATTGTTGCATACGCGAGTCGATAGTGGTATACACTTTTAATCCGTCGCTGTATAAATTGTATTTTGTACCATCTGCTTTTGGATTATTCTTAATCCAATCTTTCATAAATTTCTTTAAATACTCTCTAAAGTATGTGGCAATACCTTCTCTATGAGATTCTGGTGTATAATTTATAATAAGATCTGTTTTCTGAATAGAATCTTTTACACGCTCTGTGATATATCCATATTTTTGCATCTGACTTAAAACCACATCTCTACGATTTTTTACACCTTCAGGATTACGTCTTGGGTTGTATAACGATGAGTTTTTAAACATCCCAACTAACATTGCCGATTCTTGAATATCTAGTTCTTGTGGTTGTTTTCCAAAATAAATACTGGCAGCACTTTTTATTCCATCGGCATTATTTCCGAAGTCATAAATATTAAAATACTGCGTAATAATTTCTTCTTTGGTGTATTGGCGCTCTAAACGAATAGCAATAATCCATTCGTTTACTTTTTGCATTAAACGCTCTACAATATTCTTAGAACCTTCTCCGTGAAATAATTGTTTTGCCAATTGCTGAGAAATGGTACTAGCTCCACCACCTTTACCCATTTTTACAATGGCTCTTAATGTACCGCGACCATCGATACCAGAATGCTGATGAAAACGTGCGTCTTCTGTCGCAATTAAAGCATCTACTAAATGTTGCGGCAACACTTCGTAATCTACTGGTGTACGGTTATCGTTAAAATAAAATTTCCCTAAGGTCTTCCCGTCTGAAGAAATTATTTCTGTTGCTAAATTTGTTTTCGGGTTTTCTAACACCGTGTGATCCGGTAAATCACCAAATACTGAAGCCGATAAAAACAGTAAAATAAAAGCGATAATCCCGGTAAGGAAAAGAATCCAAAACCAACGTATGTATTTACCATAACCTTGGTTTTTTACTGGTTGTTTCTTTTTTGCCATAAAATTAATGAATTGTTGTATTTTCTATTCTGAAGCCTACATCTGTAATGCCGTCAAGATTTGTTACACCATTTACCTTGCCATTTTCCCTCATGGCTTGTTGTATTTTTACAGTATAAGTTCCAGACTCACTTAAAATAAAGTCCTCCTTATACCATAATTTATTTTCTTTTATACTATTAAATCCTTCACCTAAAAATTCGCCACTAGGTTTTGCCATTTTATACTCTAAAGTATCGGTTATGGTTTTTCCGTGTGGAAATCCTAAGTCTACAATTAAAAACAAATTACTGTATTTATAATCGTTGTTGTTTCTAATATTTACGAAAAAATTATAGGTATTAGTTGTATCTGGAGCTGTAAAATTAAACTGAACAACCTCATCTTTATTCCAAGTACCTGGTACCGACTTATAATCGTCGAAAACCTGATTCGAATCGCACGACGTCACTATACTAAACAAGATTAAAAAAAATAAAATCGCACTACTTCTCTGCATTGGTATTCGGATTTGATTTTTGATTAGGATTTGCTTTAGCATTAGGGTTGGGTCTAGGCTTCGGCTTTGGCCTAGCATTGGGATTAGGCTTCGCGTTTGGGTTTTGGTTAGGATTCTGTTTATTTTGAGGTTTCCTTTTATTTTTATTTCTATTATTTCTGTTCGGTCTTGGCTTTGCTGCGCCTCCCTCTTCTGTTGCCGTATTGGCTTTAGCATTAGGGTTGGG contains:
- a CDS encoding four helix bundle protein, which produces MERKNVVLEKSIAFALEVIRFTEMLQDQKKFVIANQMLKSGTSIGAMIHEAQNAESKADFIHKLKIAAKELEETRYWILLCERSEYYENPKQLKEQVNELGLILYKILSTSYKTKP
- a CDS encoding penicillin-binding protein 1A encodes the protein MAKKKQPVKNQGYGKYIRWFWILFLTGIIAFILLFLSASVFGDLPDHTVLENPKTNLATEIISSDGKTLGKFYFNDNRTPVDYEVLPQHLVDALIATEDARFHQHSGIDGRGTLRAIVKMGKGGGASTISQQLAKQLFHGEGSKNIVERLMQKVNEWIIAIRLERQYTKEEIITQYFNIYDFGNNADGIKSAASIYFGKQPQELDIQESAMLVGMFKNSSLYNPRRNPEGVKNRRDVVLSQMQKYGYITERVKDSIQKTDLIINYTPESHREGIATYFREYLKKFMKDWIKNNPKADGTKYNLYSDGLKVYTTIDSRMQQYAEDAVQRHMINLQAEFDHQNTKDRNPTTPFLGLDEEEIDGLMNRSMRQSERWRKMKYDLKKSNEEIIESFNIPVPMTLFSWKGEIDTIMKPIDSMRYYKKFLHPGMMSMDPETGHVKAWVGGMNYRHFQYDHVKQGKRQVGSTFKPFVYATAIDQLHLSPCDEFPDVPYCIEEGRWGNLKDWCPENSGLTYGGSRSLKNALANSVNTITARLMDKVGPAHVIDMAKKLGVTTEIPEVPSIALGTVDLSVFEMVAAYSTFANKGVYTEPVMVTSIEDKNNTILYQFTPKTKDVLSEEVAYVTVKLLEGVTDGGSGTRLRTQGYEKWRPEYREIITGYPYQLTNPIAGKTGTTQNQSDGWFMGMVPNLVTGVWVGAEDRAVHFKTITYGQGASMALPIWGSYMKSCYADEDLNISKAAFKAPEELTIRVDCSEEANAAMADDETPNQDVPDDLDF
- a CDS encoding gliding motility lipoprotein GldH — translated: MQRSSAILFFLILFSIVTSCDSNQVFDDYKSVPGTWNKDEVVQFNFTAPDTTNTYNFFVNIRNNNDYKYSNLFLIVDLGFPHGKTITDTLEYKMAKPSGEFLGEGFNSIKENKLWYKEDFILSESGTYTVKIQQAMRENGKVNGVTNLDGITDVGFRIENTTIH
- a CDS encoding GLPGLI family protein, with amino-acid sequence MNYKLALVLLVLQLHSIGVCSQDTERSFVSELKVKYDMVLNYTEQLAFQSVLNANNTMSFFKFYTKNTDKTNLSEESDGLKLSVVPLDTTNYTVQFNKSTNVLYTLEKDFDGKEKYYTKEYLPEINWKLEPQTKIIADIACLSASTEFRGRTYQVWYAPSIPSNFGPWKLHGLPGLILEAKDLYNEVIFKVRQIEFVKEDVNVALNQSYDILSLEDHIERQDKGISELSKKMQSRMGKGVTLNVTDIDRIELSFDDTE
- a CDS encoding GLPGLI family protein, which gives rise to MKTYYQLTLVVLLSVFSLKIEAQKKVTYTLKVNYDIHYNTARPNTQKGVLYLDNSNTKSIYKEGKNTDGTVAQDEDDNMAFSLSVRGIESFYFLDLVSDSLYSKQMVYLDEAVILEGKPNMAWQLTNEEKQLDNLKVKKATLSFRGRNYTAWYCEEYPVQFGPWKFHGLPGLILEISDETKMYHWVATRIKKIETPEVIQVDSLMRDTKQMDLKTFAAIRYNINNARPRARSPRGVTTTYGVIPRNGIEILFEWEEEPESE
- a CDS encoding GLPGLI family protein, with product MNNLSLLILLLYLPLIAQPDAIYTSVNYHTKFNLDYPAEQYYTLVFHENKSSYIEKVSIAVPVPNSKTIDYQNHEEFQIYYVNSLDKTLHLQEYIDSKKYLVTTNFPKIKWDISSSVKDTILGHLCNKAVGDFRGRTYTAWYTQDIPVPFGPWKLHGLPGLILKSTDSLNQVDITATRLEFKTLNALDNSLDLPTDYEKIIDERVFLDMQYQDEMEQIKRIRATLSREAKLGPLKINTDRSSRWEKFYEWETKPSTSE
- a CDS encoding carboxypeptidase-like regulatory domain-containing protein, with the protein product MPKTFCKKNAQTSIMVVMLLYSFIGYTQTKISGKVTDSLNALASVNILLKDSSDALVAYTFSNAEGIYALEDVKTGVYVLEFSALGYHLKKLPIDVYAEDETLQYNVVLHEKAMALDEVYIATEKPISVQKDTITFKTKYFTNGTEQTVEELLEKIPGLNIDSDGKIKVGNQEIEKLMVDGDDFFEKGYKILSKNMPAYPIEEVEVLKNYSNNRLLKNIEDSDKVALNLKLDDASKRIWFGNLKLGLGNDDFYELKGNLMNFGKKNKYYFLTNLNSIGEDATGDIQNLINPFRLNEPGSIGDNQSANNIINLSAATLNFNKDRTNFNNVELLSLNAIFNPSDKLKIKTLGFFNWDEIDFYRTTTDVVYAPGTDFINTEDYKLRSKNKTAFGKVDLTYNISKTKMLEATTKYNISTFNKSSHLVFNGLDTRENLNDKNIRFDQKINYTNKFKDKSVFLITGRFIDENTPQQYSVNQFLFHDLFPEDSTANNVKQQSANHMQFAGINAHILDRRKNENLLELQLGNTYRKDRLNTAFSLYNDTDLVANPDGYQNKSTYTVNDLYLKSKYSFNLKAFKINGTLNIHQLFNRLESSENISTQSPFYVNPSLGLEWKINNKNKITSRYVYNTTNAGILDVYSDYVLSSFRTFQKGASGFNLLDASNVFVGYTFGNWSDRFFANTFFTYTKNHDFLTTQSIVEQNYSELEKIRVEDREFISVNTKFDYYFKTISSNLKLDLGYTKSEFKNSVNNSGLRQVTSHNYNYGFELRSGFSGVFNYHLGTKWSSSKVETTITNSYTDVMSFLDLTFVLSELFNTQLQLERYYFGSLNTENTYYFLDFDANYRLIKDKLELGLTAKNLFNTERFKTYSVSDIGTSSTEYRLQPRYVLLKLEYKF
- a CDS encoding 3-oxoacid CoA-transferase subunit B, with product MLDKIGIAKRIAQEVKDGYYVNLGIGIPTLVANYVSDNLQVEFQSENGVLGMGAFPFEGEEDADIINAGKQTITTLPGASFFDSATSFAMIRGQHVDLTILGAMEVSENGDIANWKIPGKMVKGMGGAMDLVASAENIIVAMMHTNRAGESKLLKRCSLPLTGVGCVKKIVTNLAVLEVTTNGFKLLERAPGVSIDTIKNATEGRLEIVGKIPEMSI
- a CDS encoding CoA transferase subunit A; amino-acid sequence: MITKTVQSVTEALQDVKDGSTLMLGGFGLCGIPENAISQLVKLGVKGLTCISNNAGVDDFGLGLLLQKKQIKKMISSYVGENDEFERQMLSGELDVELIPQGTLAERCRAAQAGFPAIYTPAGYGTEVAEGKETREFDGKMYVLEHAFKADFAFVKAWKGDAAGNLIFKGTARNFNPVMCGAAKITVAEVEELVAVGTLDPNQIHVPGIFVQRIFQGVGYEKRIEQRTVR